The Ruminococcaceae bacterium R-25 genomic interval TCACGGATAAGAGCGATTGCCTGATCGAGCTTTTCCTGTGTGATATTGCCTGTACGGCTCAAGATGATCGTTCCTGCATACTTGATCTGGTTCTCATAGAATTCCTTGAAGTTCTTAAGATAGATCCTGCACTTGGAAGCGTCGATTACTGTGACTGTACCGCAGATCTCAGTTCCCTCAACGCGCTTAACTGCAGCTACTACGTCAGAGAGCTTGCCTACGCCGGAGGGTTCTATCAGGATCCTGTCAGGTGCGAACTGTTCGATTACATCCTTCAAAGCAGTGCCGAAGTCGCCTACGAGACTGCAGCAGATACAACCGGAATTCATCTCTGTAATGTTGATGCCTGATTCCTTGAGAAAACCGCCGTCGATACCGATCTGGCCGAACTCATTTTCGATGAGAACTAACTTCTGGCCGTTGTATCCGTCAGCGATAAGCTTCTTGATCAATGTTGTCTTGCCTGCTCCCAGAAATCCTGAGAAGATGTCTACTTTTGTCATTTAAAATGCCTCTTTTCTATTTGTCAGTTAAAATAAATAACTTCATTGTCGGGCTTGCTCGTTACCGCGTAATCCTCAACGGTAAGGCAAGGCACGTTGATCTTGCCGCCCTGTCCGTCATCGTCCTCGAAATATCTTACCTGGCCTGTTACCTTAAGCCACTGGCCGGCAGGGAAGTTGGACTTGTATTCACAGAAGCACAGAACACCCATCATCTGGATGTCAGCTGCGCAGCAGGTATATGCCTGTCTCTGGAGTACGAAAGCGCGTCCCTGGAATTCCCTCAGGACAACTGCCTGGCCGATGAGGCTGATCCTCTTGCCGTTATAACGGTTCATGTTGTCCATGGCATCGGTATAGAAAAGACCGAAGTCTTCTGCTGCGATGTGGCAGGGATTCTGCTTGAGGTCAAAGGGAAGATGGTCTTCGATCCTGATGATCTTGTTGTCCTCACCAAGGAAGTTGATGCTCATACCGGGATTAACGGCCTTGACTGAGCCTCTGAGCTTGGGGATATTGTCCTTTTCTTCATCTACTCTGTTGAAAATGACCGTATCGCCGTATCTGAAATAGTCGGCAAAGAATGTCTGCATGTTCTTGAAGTATTCGCCGTATGTCGAAGCGTCGATAACGACAATGGATGCTGCCAATGCCCAACGCTCAGGGACGTCGACTTCCTCGAAAAAGTTAGCAGGGGAGACCGATCCGTTCCATTCGATGAAAACAACACCGGGCTTGTATTTTTTCTCGATGTCAAAGGTCAGATCCTTGTTGACATCGTCAGTATCGCAATTAATGACTACAGGGTCAGCGCCCTCATAGTTTTCCTTGATGTATTCTTCTTCGCCTTCCTCGGTGTTGATTACAACGACCTTGCGGTTTTTGAAGTTCTCTCCGCCGATCCAGGAACAGATAACGGAAGTCTTACCGCTGTCCAGGAATCCTGTGAAAAAATATACAAGACAATCATCCATAAATAGTGCACCTCTTTTATCAGATAATATTTTGTCCCTGAATTGTTATTATTTCAAGCAAGAAAAAGTATAAAATCAATTATCGGTAAATTTGAAATTTTGGAGTTTTAATGAAATCGGTCAAGATCGGTGACATAAAGATAAAGAACCCGATATGCCTCTCTCCGATGGCAGGTTTTTCGAGCCTGCCGTTCAGGATCATATGCAACGAGATGGGCGCAGGCTACAGCCCGACAGAGCTCGTAAGCGCCAGGTCCATAAGATATAACGGGATCGACAAGAGCCTGCGCTATATGCGGATCTCGCCTTCTGAAGAAGGGATCACGGCAATACAGCTTTTCGGAAGCGAGGCTGAGGATTTTCAGGCTGCGATAAGGACGATCATGGCAACTCCGGTCTTGCAGGAAGTCAAGATTATCGATATAAATATGGGCTGCCCGGTCCCCAAGGTCGTTAAGACAGGCTCAGGAAGCGCTCTTATGGAGGACGCGGCAAGGGCTTCTGCGATTGTCAAAGCGTGCAAAACGACACTTGCAGAACTTTGCCTCAATGTTCCCGTGACTGTGAAAACCAGAATCGGATACAATGCCGAGGACAAAGGGAAACCTGATTTTGCAAAAGCGCTTGCCGATGCAGGATGTGATATGATCTGTGTTCACGGAAGGACGAGACCCCAGATGTATCACGGCGACAGCTCAAATGAGGCAATTGCCCTCATGAGGGAAGCTGTAAGAGGTTACGATATACCTTTTTTCGCAAACGGCGACATTACTGATGTCAGTTCGGCGAAAAAGATCATCGAAGAGACAGGCTGTGACGGCATCATGATCGGCCGTGCGGCAAGGGGAAACCCCTGGATCTTCGAACAGGTGGCAGCAGGCCTTGCCGGTAAGGAAATGCCGGCATTTCCTGATATCGCAGAACGCAAGAACATGCTTATCAGGGAACTCGAAGGAAGACTTAAATATCTTCCTGAAGATGTGGCGGTAAGGGAATTTAGAAGCGTGATGCCCTTTTATATCAAGGGCATTCCCGGCTCAGCACAGCTCAAAGTGAAGCTCTGCGGTGCGACCGGGGCAGAAGAAGTAAAGGAGATATTGGGAATTGACTAATATTGTTTTGACGGTAATAGCGGTTCTGGCCGGAGCGCTCATGTGCTTTGAAGGCTACAAGCTGTTCCGTCTGAGCCTCGGCATCGCCGGAGGAGTTGCTGGATTTATCCTGGGCAGGCTCCTTATCAGCGTTACCAACAATATGGGAATGTCATGGAATGCCGTCGGAAAGACGGTACTGCTGGTGCTTTTTACGGTTGGCCTCGGAATCCTGGCATTTACGCTGTACATGAAGGCGCTGATAACCATCACGACCATAGTTTGCGCATTCTGGTTTTACGATGATTTCGGCTTCCTTTTTGCAAAGATCACAAATAACGGCATGAGGTTCCTCGCCACATACGGAGTGGGTCTTCTGGTCGGTGCCATAATCGGCATAATCGTCTACTATGCCCAAAAATGGACGATAAGCCTGTTTACGTCCTATGTCGGCGCCAAGGTGATCTCCGCAGTCATGGCCCCCGCCATCTGGGCAGCGGTTTCATCGGGTGAATATACCGGGATTATCGAGTCGAAAATACTCGGTGCAGACGTCGGACTTAACTATACACTGATAAGAGTGCTGCTGCTTGTGGCATTTTGTGCGGCAGGTTTTGCAGTTCAGTTGAAAACATCAAGAAAATAGTATAAAAAATGATTTGACCAAAGACACTATGCTTGTTAAAATTTGGCTGGATACATATTTACGAATTTGCATCCGGAATAATTAATTACGACAATTTTCTTAATCTATCCCTTATTCCATGTCGAGGGCTTTCCGATTTAACGGGAAGCCCTCGGCGTGTTATAGGGAATTTTTATTGGTTTGTGACTCCGGTTTTCGAATAGTCACAGTATTCTTCAGCAACTCGAACTCCGGAAAATTCAAGAAAAAAGTCCGACTATATCGGACAAAAATCCGGAATTTCAGGGCGGGATAAGAAAAATTCCAGAAATAGTTCCGACCGGGTCGGACTTTTTTCTGGAATTTTTGGAATACCTGACTTAAGAATCTTTAGTTAACTTGATTGATCGGCTTCCCGGACAGGAATGCCTTGAGGTTCTCGGCGGCTATGTCGATCAGGCGGATCCTGGTCTCGACAGGAGTCCAGGCGGTGTGAGGGGTGATCACACAGTGGGGAGCGCCGAGGAGCGGGTTATCGGGGAGCATCGGCTCGACGCAGACGACATCACAGCCAAAACCGCCCAAAAGTCCGCTGTCCAATGCTTTGCGGACATCTGTCTCATTAATGACAGGACCTCTTGCAACGTTAAGGAGAATGGCGCCGGGCTTGAAAAGAGCCAGGGATTTTTCGTTGATCATCTCTCTTGTCTCATCTGTCAGAGGGCAGTGAAGGGAGACGACATCGGCGTTTTTGACACCTTCTTCAAACTCCAGGCATCTGACTGTGCAGTCACCGATATCGACCAGGGTGCCGATCAAGGACTTTTTGTGAGGAGTAGCCGTTACATACATGCCGAATGCGGATGCCATCCGGGCGACTCTCTGGCCGATCTTTCCGAGACCGATAATGTGAAGTGTCTTGCCGCAAAGCTCAGTTAAGGGTGCCTTGAAATAGCAGAACTGAGGGCATCTGCACCATTCACCGTCCATGACGGATGCTGAATGGAGGCCTACGAGGTTCGTGAGCTCTAAAAGGAGTGCCATGGTCATCTGGGCTGTTGCAAAAGTCGCATATTCGGGGACGTTGGTGACAACGACGCCGTGTTCTTTCGCGGCTTTAAGATCGACTACATTGTAGCCTGTGGCGAGGACTCCGATGTATTTGAGGTCAGGGAGTTTGTCAAAAGCTTCCCTGTCAAAGACGGTCTTGTTGGTGATGGCGCACTCTGCGCCCTGCATTCTTTCGATCAGCTGGTCTTTGGAAGTAGTGTCATAAGCTGTGACTTCACCCAGTGTTTCCAGTGCGCCCCAGGTGATGTCGCCCGGGTTTGCGGCTGAGCCGTCAAGGATCACTATTTTCATACTTTTGTCCTCCACGATAATTTGCACTAATTGTAGCAGTAAAAAACAGCAATAAGAGTGGTAATGTTATATCAGAATCCAATAAAAGGCGGACTTAACTTATGTATATCATCTGTTACGGCAAATCTCCCAAAGCCCTGGAAACCGGAAAGCAGCTTATCGACGATATTGGCGGACGATATGTTACCGGAACTGAGCTTATGACCGGAAGCTTTGTCGTGGCACAGGGGGAAGTCAGCTGCGCAATTGCCATGGTACTGCCTTTGGAGGCAGCAATTAAGGCGATGGAAGAGACTGTGACTGATAAGACACGAGGTCTCCCTGTTATCGCAGTATCTCCTGAAGGCAGGTATGCCGCTATTCTTAGACGCGGAAACAAGCCTTATGACAAAGGCTGCGATGATGTTTATTCCGCCATCGTAAAGTCGCTCGGCTCGTTCTGTTTTTCGAGCTTTGAAGGCAAAGCGGGGATCACCGGCGATCTGACAAATCTCGTGTCACGATTCGGGATGTCTGTTAACGATGAGGGTGTTTTCGAAAAGATGAACTCAAAGATCAGGTCGGGCGAAAAAGTCGATGTCTATACGGATCTGCCGATCGTGTTTGCCGATCCCGTGATCGATCCGATGACCTATTCGCTCCACACATATCCTTATGATATGAGAGAGGATTTCATCAAGCAGTATAAGGCTGCAAAAGAGGGAAAGATCCAGCCATCTGTCTTTATCACATGCACTTATCTGGGCGAGGAAGAGGACACATCCAATCTGATCCTTGTGCCGAAGATATTAAGTCTCGGATTGGAGATCAAGACCAAGACAGATCCCGGTTACTGCGCTCCTGCGATCAGAAAATCCCTTATCAACCACCTGCTTAATCCTAAGGCGGTATCAAAGGTTGCAGCAGCATATTCAGCCAGGGAAAGCGAGCTCGTTAAGGGCATCGCTGAAGAGCTCGGTTCGGAGGTCGTATCCTTTGATTCCGAGAAGATCGCCAAGACAAAAGTGCCCATGGAGATGACTTTCTCGCCGGAAAAGAAGACCGATTCGGCAACTGCATTAGCGCTCCTTGCGAGCCAGGCGGGAACTGTCCTTATCAGGAGATCGACCTCTGCTCAGGGTCTGGTCTTTTCAGTGGCAGAGAGCAGGACGAGCATCATTTTGCCGGAATAACAGCAAAGTAGGATATAATAGAGATGTTAGGCATTTATGCCGCCCGGAACTTAAGTTAAATGAATTAACGATATTAGAATATGAATAAGGTTTGGAGGTAAGAGTAATGATGAGATTTGAAGGAAATAAACTCGTAGCTTTATTGCTTTCAGCTGGCATGGCAACGACATTTCTTGCCGCTTGTTCGATCAACACCGACAAATTGGGCGAGGGCATAAGCGAACTGGGAAATGCTTTTGTTACTGAGACTGAAACTACAGTAACCCAGGCTCCCGAGACTTCAGAGACTGAAACAACTGTTGCCACGGAGACTTCAGAAGCACCTGCAGAGACAACTCCCGTAGCAACTCCGACACCGTCTGCAACACCTCTCCCGCAGCGTGTCGATTTCTCGAACTTAACGGATATCCAGCTTAACGATACTTTCACTGTATCGACAGAGGATTTCAGCGAGAGCTCTTATGTTGACGGTACGGAAGTCCTGCTCGCCAAGTTCGAAGGAACAAGATTTGTCGTATCAAGAGCTTCAAATGAAACGGTCGCAAATTCTATCAACCTGATCGTAAACGGTTTCTACAATGAAGCTGCCGGTGCTTACAGCCGTGTATATTCCAAGGCAAAGGCAGAATATGATCTCAAGGGAACTATCGAGAGCCCTTATAATGTCGTAGTTGATTTCCAGTACACGACAAACGGCAGAGCATTGTCCGTACTCATGGTTTATGACATATCCGGAGTTGAGGAAGACAAGACTACTGTGATCGATTTCGCAAGCTTCGACATGCTTTCCGGTCAGTACATCACATTCAATACAGTCTGCAAGGACCCTGCAGGACTCGAAAAAGCACTTAGATCAGGACTTGCAAACTCACTTAAGGTACAGCCCAAGCCCACAGAGACTGATGCTGTAGCTGAGACAGAGGCAACAACAGAGACCACGGCAGCACAGGCTGTTAAGACTCCCGCTGCAGAAGACTTTGATGCGATCTATATCGCACCCGGTCCTGCAACGACAGATGCTGCAAGCAATTCTTTTGCCACTGTCTATGGAATAGCAGGCGGCAAGGTATACCGTACGGTCATCGACATGAATGCTTATGCTGATTTCCTGAACCGTTACGGAGCATCGCTCTTCATCGCATAACGCAAATTTTACGAATTGCATAAAAACAGCTTATAAACATTGAACATATGCACGGAACCAGATTGAAGTTCCGTGCATTGTGTTATAAAATGCTTTACATTAAAAAGTCAAAAAATATTATGAGAATATGAGAGGATAAGAGGATGAAGAAAAACAAGCTTATTGCTTTGTTCCTGTCTTCGGTCATGGCGGCTGGCGCCGTTGCTTCCTGCAATTCGACTATAACTTCTGATGATACAGATCCGACTACCGCAACA includes:
- a CDS encoding tRNA-U20-dihydrouridine synthase; amino-acid sequence: MKSVKIGDIKIKNPICLSPMAGFSSLPFRIICNEMGAGYSPTELVSARSIRYNGIDKSLRYMRISPSEEGITAIQLFGSEAEDFQAAIRTIMATPVLQEVKIIDINMGCPVPKVVKTGSGSALMEDAARASAIVKACKTTLAELCLNVPVTVKTRIGYNAEDKGKPDFAKALADAGCDMICVHGRTRPQMYHGDSSNEAIALMREAVRGYDIPFFANGDITDVSSAKKIIEETGCDGIMIGRAARGNPWIFEQVAAGLAGKEMPAFPDIAERKNMLIRELEGRLKYLPEDVAVREFRSVMPFYIKGIPGSAQLKVKLCGATGAEEVKEILGID
- a CDS encoding CobW/HypB/UreG family nucleotide-binding protein, with amino-acid sequence MDDCLVYFFTGFLDSGKTSVICSWIGGENFKNRKVVVINTEEGEEEYIKENYEGADPVVINCDTDDVNKDLTFDIEKKYKPGVVFIEWNGSVSPANFFEEVDVPERWALAASIVVIDASTYGEYFKNMQTFFADYFRYGDTVIFNRVDEEKDNIPKLRGSVKAVNPGMSINFLGEDNKIIRIEDHLPFDLKQNPCHIAAEDFGLFYTDAMDNMNRYNGKRISLIGQAVVLREFQGRAFVLQRQAYTCCAADIQMMGVLCFCEYKSNFPAGQWLKVTGQVRYFEDDDGQGGKINVPCLTVEDYAVTSKPDNEVIYFN
- a CDS encoding glycerate dehydrogenase — encoded protein: MKIVILDGSAANPGDITWGALETLGEVTAYDTTSKDQLIERMQGAECAITNKTVFDREAFDKLPDLKYIGVLATGYNVVDLKAAKEHGVVVTNVPEYATFATAQMTMALLLELTNLVGLHSASVMDGEWCRCPQFCYFKAPLTELCGKTLHIIGLGKIGQRVARMASAFGMYVTATPHKKSLIGTLVDIGDCTVRCLEFEEGVKNADVVSLHCPLTDETREMINEKSLALFKPGAILLNVARGPVINETDVRKALDSGLLGGFGCDVVCVEPMLPDNPLLGAPHCVITPHTAWTPVETRIRLIDIAAENLKAFLSGKPINQVN